One genomic window of Streptomonospora nanhaiensis includes the following:
- a CDS encoding fluoride efflux transporter FluC has product MPATSAPRAASGVPWAEVGAVAAGGAIGGAARAAVDLLLPHEPGAWAWSTLAVNWTGCLLMGVLMTVLALRRPRTRLLRPFAGPGLLGGFTTFSTHTADALAMVVAGAVPVALGYLAATLVGGLAAVWAGAAAAERLWSPGRPPAADGAGGRA; this is encoded by the coding sequence ATGCCCGCCACCTCCGCGCCCCGCGCCGCCTCCGGCGTGCCGTGGGCCGAGGTCGGCGCGGTGGCGGCGGGCGGCGCGATCGGCGGTGCGGCGCGCGCGGCCGTCGACCTGCTGCTGCCGCACGAGCCGGGCGCCTGGGCGTGGTCCACCCTGGCCGTCAACTGGACCGGCTGCCTGCTCATGGGCGTGCTGATGACCGTGCTCGCCCTCCGCCGCCCCCGCACCCGCCTGCTGCGCCCGTTCGCGGGCCCCGGTCTGCTGGGCGGGTTCACCACGTTCTCCACGCACACCGCCGACGCGCTGGCGATGGTGGTCGCCGGCGCCGTGCCGGTGGCGCTGGGCTACCTCGCTGCCACCCTGGTGGGCGGACTGGCGGCGGTGTGGGCCGGCGCGGCGGCGGCCGAGCGGCTGTGGAGTCCGGGCCGGCCTCCGGCGGCCGACGGCGCGGGGGGACGGGCGTGA
- a CDS encoding ClpP family protease has protein sequence MAQAAEAAPAPFDDQIAHRLLHGRMVVLGAQVDDAIANRICGQLLLLSEEDPKRDITLIINSPGGSVTAGMAIYDTMPFIPNDVATLVMGFAGSMGQFLLCTGAPGKRFSLPNARIMMHQPSGGMGGTAADIAIQAENLAYTKRRLQELIAEHTGQPVERIAEDQRRDRWFTAEEAREYGFVDRVVESVAELGGDTADRFGFGTPAGVGAAGGEQ, from the coding sequence ATGGCGCAGGCGGCCGAGGCGGCTCCCGCGCCCTTTGACGACCAGATCGCGCACCGGCTGCTGCACGGGCGCATGGTGGTCCTGGGCGCGCAGGTGGACGACGCGATCGCCAACCGGATCTGCGGGCAACTGCTGCTGCTCTCGGAGGAGGACCCCAAGCGCGACATCACGCTGATCATCAACAGCCCCGGCGGCTCGGTCACCGCCGGCATGGCGATCTACGACACCATGCCGTTCATCCCCAACGACGTCGCCACCCTGGTCATGGGGTTCGCCGGCAGCATGGGCCAGTTCCTGCTGTGCACGGGCGCCCCCGGCAAGCGCTTCAGCCTGCCCAACGCCCGCATCATGATGCACCAGCCCTCCGGCGGCATGGGCGGCACGGCCGCCGACATCGCGATCCAGGCCGAGAACCTGGCCTACACCAAGCGGCGGCTCCAGGAGCTGATCGCCGAGCACACCGGCCAGCCGGTGGAGCGGATCGCCGAGGACCAGCGGCGCGACCGCTGGTTCACCGCCGAGGAGGCCCGCGAGTACGGGTTCGTGGACCGGGTGGTGGAGAGCGTGGCCGAACTGGGCGGCGACACCGCCGACCGGTTCGGGTTCGGCACCCCCGCCGGTGTCGGCGCGGCGGGAGGGGAGCAGTGA
- a CDS encoding class II aldolase/adducin family protein gives MLLEQERRDVCLTARRLADSGLAQHEGGSVSVRSGDWVAVTPAGVPLDRIEPADCPVLSVDAGVLEGRREPSAETILHTAVYRATDAAAVVQAHGHHAAVVAAALAELPPVHHRAARLGGAIPVTDYATYGTGQLSDHLVKALKGKRAALLANHGGVAIGADVDEALANARLLEWLCGVYIGARALGGPRILTEDELAAVRDRDTYGWGGPDIV, from the coding sequence ATGCTGCTGGAGCAAGAACGCCGAGACGTGTGCCTGACCGCCCGCAGACTCGCCGACAGCGGGCTGGCCCAGCACGAGGGCGGCAGCGTCAGCGTCCGCAGCGGCGACTGGGTGGCCGTCACCCCGGCCGGGGTCCCCCTGGACCGCATCGAGCCCGCCGACTGCCCCGTCCTCTCGGTCGACGCCGGTGTGCTGGAGGGCCGCCGCGAGCCCTCCGCCGAGACCATCCTGCACACCGCCGTCTACCGCGCCACCGACGCCGCCGCCGTGGTGCAGGCCCACGGCCACCACGCCGCCGTCGTGGCCGCCGCCCTGGCCGAACTCCCGCCGGTGCACCACCGCGCCGCCCGCCTGGGCGGCGCCATCCCCGTCACCGACTACGCCACCTACGGCACCGGACAGCTCTCCGACCACCTGGTCAAGGCCCTCAAGGGCAAGCGGGCCGCCCTGCTGGCCAACCACGGGGGCGTGGCGATCGGCGCCGACGTCGACGAGGCGCTGGCCAACGCCCGGCTGCTGGAGTGGCTGTGCGGCGTCTACATCGGCGCGCGGGCGCTGGGCGGCCCCCGGATCCTCACCGAGGACGAGCTCGCCGCCGTCCGCGACCGCGACACCTACGGCTGGGGCGGACCCGACATCGTCTGA
- a CDS encoding helix-turn-helix domain-containing protein — protein sequence MREDGGHGGPDSPRGAGEPLMRDLIGATLRRARLEQGRTLQDVAEAAQVSLPYLSEIERGRKEPSSEVLAAVYRALGLQLVDLVGDLHMQLRLTTAPARRPAGRVGPVPNTAPRAMALAA from the coding sequence ATGCGCGAGGACGGCGGTCACGGCGGTCCTGACTCCCCCCGTGGGGCGGGCGAGCCGCTGATGCGGGACCTGATCGGGGCGACCCTGCGCCGGGCGCGGCTGGAGCAGGGGCGGACCCTGCAGGACGTCGCCGAGGCGGCCCAGGTGTCGCTGCCCTACCTCTCCGAGATCGAGCGCGGTCGCAAGGAGCCCTCATCCGAGGTGCTGGCCGCGGTGTACCGCGCGCTCGGGCTCCAACTGGTCGACCTCGTCGGCGACCTCCACATGCAGCTGCGGCTGACCACCGCCCCCGCGCGGCGGCCCGCGGGCCGTGTGGGACCCGTGCCCAACACGGCGCCGCGCGCCATGGCGCTGGCGGCCTGA
- a CDS encoding GMC family oxidoreductase has protein sequence MSAAGSARGDVYDYVIVGGGTAGSVIANRLTEDPGTTVCVIEGGPSDLGLERVLRLRDWLDLLGGDLDYGYTTVEQPRGNSHIVHSRARVLGGCSSHNTLISFRPFPQDLDDWVAAGAEGWDNATVQAYADRIKCNIVPVAPQHRNAIVTDWIAASAKATGVPVIEDFNAETSHRGGFAEGVGFLPIAYDPYTGHRSSASVAYLHPIMGVRANLTLLLETWAHRLVLDRGRARGVEVTTASGERRTITAEREVVLCAGAIDTPRLLLLSGVGPADDLRSVGAEVRHDLPGVGRNLMDHPESIIMWETTRPVPETTVMHSDGGLFVRRDPDDPRPDLMFHIYQVPFDDNTARLGYNSPGPRNAICMTPNIPRSRSRGRLWLTSADPAAKPALDFRYFTDPDDYDATTIVDGLRIAREIAATEPFRSWIKREVAPGPALTTDAELSEYGRRAAHTVYHPAGTCRIGADDDPAAVVDPRLRVRGLTGLRVADASVFPTMPSPNPMVTVLAVGERAADLIRADNA, from the coding sequence GTGTCCGCAGCCGGTTCCGCCCGTGGCGACGTGTACGACTACGTCATCGTCGGCGGGGGCACCGCGGGCTCGGTGATCGCCAACCGCCTCACCGAGGACCCCGGCACCACCGTGTGCGTCATCGAGGGCGGCCCCTCCGACCTCGGGCTGGAGCGCGTCCTGCGGCTGCGCGACTGGCTCGACCTGCTCGGCGGCGATCTCGACTACGGCTACACCACCGTCGAGCAGCCGCGCGGCAACTCCCACATCGTGCACTCGCGCGCCCGCGTGCTGGGCGGCTGCTCCTCCCACAACACGCTGATCAGCTTCCGCCCGTTCCCCCAGGACCTCGACGACTGGGTGGCGGCCGGCGCCGAGGGCTGGGACAACGCCACCGTGCAGGCCTACGCCGACCGCATCAAGTGCAACATCGTCCCGGTGGCGCCCCAGCACCGCAACGCCATCGTCACCGACTGGATCGCGGCCTCGGCCAAGGCCACCGGCGTGCCCGTCATCGAGGACTTCAACGCCGAGACCTCCCACCGGGGCGGCTTCGCCGAAGGCGTCGGGTTCCTGCCCATCGCCTACGACCCCTACACCGGCCACCGCTCCTCGGCCTCGGTCGCCTACCTGCACCCCATCATGGGCGTGCGCGCCAACCTGACCCTGCTGCTGGAGACCTGGGCGCACCGGCTGGTCCTGGACCGCGGTCGCGCCCGCGGGGTCGAGGTCACCACCGCCTCGGGCGAGCGGCGCACCATCACGGCCGAACGCGAGGTCGTGCTGTGCGCGGGCGCCATCGACACCCCGCGCCTGCTGCTGCTCAGCGGTGTCGGCCCGGCCGACGACCTCCGCTCGGTGGGGGCCGAGGTCCGCCACGACCTCCCCGGCGTCGGCCGCAACCTGATGGACCACCCGGAGTCCATCATCATGTGGGAGACCACCCGGCCGGTGCCCGAGACCACGGTCATGCACTCCGACGGCGGGCTGTTCGTCCGGCGCGACCCCGACGACCCCCGCCCCGACCTGATGTTCCACATCTACCAGGTCCCCTTCGACGACAACACCGCCCGCCTGGGCTACAACTCCCCGGGGCCGCGCAACGCCATCTGCATGACCCCCAACATCCCCCGCTCCAGATCCCGGGGCCGGCTGTGGCTCACCAGCGCCGACCCCGCGGCCAAGCCGGCCCTGGACTTCCGCTACTTCACCGACCCCGACGACTACGACGCCACCACGATCGTGGACGGCCTGCGCATCGCCCGCGAGATCGCCGCCACCGAGCCGTTCCGGTCCTGGATCAAGCGCGAGGTCGCCCCCGGCCCCGCGCTCACCACCGACGCCGAACTCTCCGAGTACGGCCGCCGCGCCGCCCACACCGTCTACCACCCCGCCGGCACCTGCCGGATCGGCGCCGACGACGACCCCGCCGCCGTGGTCGACCCCCGCCTGCGCGTGCGCGGCCTGACCGGCCTGCGCGTCGCCGACGCCTCGGTGTTCCCCACCATGCCCTCGCCCAACCCGATGGTTACCGTGCTGGCCGTGGGGGAGCGCGCCGCCGACCTCATCCGGGCCGACAACGCCTGA
- a CDS encoding quaternary amine ABC transporter ATP-binding protein, which produces MNAPAPASVPPTSAPAGEPRIRVRGLWKIFGRNADSIVGTETAALDRDTIRERTGCTVAVRDMSFDVHPGEIFVVMGLSGSGKSTLVRCLTRLVEPTAGTVLLDGADIGACRPHELRELRRHKTAMVFQHFGLLPHRRVLDNVAYGLEIRGTPRAERYARARAMIDMVGLSGYEDARPGQLSGGMRQRVGLARALAVDPDVLLFDEPFSALDPLIRRDMQQEVLRLQRELDKTAVFITHDLAEALKLGDRIAIMRDGELVQLGTPEELVGRPADDYVRDFVKDVARTTVLTVRWLMRPARPGEALDGPAVAPNTVVSEVVRPLADATAPVRVVDDGRVLGYVGRDDVLRAIAEDQDDDAVKPAADPAAPAGPPDPPAAPAGNAAGV; this is translated from the coding sequence ATGAACGCCCCCGCACCCGCCTCCGTCCCGCCCACATCCGCCCCCGCAGGCGAGCCCCGCATCCGCGTCCGCGGCCTGTGGAAGATCTTCGGCCGCAACGCCGACTCCATCGTCGGCACCGAGACCGCCGCCCTCGACCGCGACACCATCCGCGAGCGCACCGGCTGCACCGTCGCCGTGCGCGACATGTCTTTCGACGTCCACCCCGGCGAGATCTTCGTCGTCATGGGCCTGTCGGGCTCGGGCAAGTCGACCCTGGTGCGCTGCCTGACCCGGCTCGTCGAACCCACCGCCGGCACCGTGCTGCTCGACGGCGCCGACATCGGCGCCTGCCGCCCCCACGAGCTGCGCGAACTGCGCCGCCACAAGACGGCCATGGTGTTTCAGCACTTCGGCCTGCTGCCGCACCGCCGCGTCCTCGACAACGTCGCCTACGGCCTGGAGATCCGCGGCACGCCCCGCGCCGAGCGCTACGCCCGCGCCCGCGCGATGATCGACATGGTGGGGCTGTCCGGCTACGAGGACGCCCGGCCCGGCCAGCTCAGCGGCGGCATGCGGCAGCGCGTCGGCCTGGCCCGCGCGCTCGCCGTCGACCCCGACGTCCTGCTCTTCGACGAGCCCTTCAGCGCCCTGGACCCGCTGATCCGCCGCGACATGCAGCAGGAGGTCCTGCGGCTCCAGCGCGAGCTGGACAAGACCGCCGTGTTCATCACCCACGACCTCGCCGAGGCGCTGAAACTGGGCGACCGCATCGCCATCATGCGCGACGGCGAACTTGTGCAACTGGGCACCCCCGAGGAGCTGGTGGGCCGCCCCGCCGACGACTACGTCCGCGACTTCGTCAAGGACGTCGCCCGCACCACGGTGCTGACCGTGCGCTGGCTGATGCGCCCCGCCCGGCCCGGCGAGGCCCTCGACGGCCCCGCCGTCGCCCCGAACACCGTCGTCTCCGAGGTCGTGCGCCCGCTGGCCGACGCCACCGCCCCGGTGCGGGTGGTCGACGACGGCCGCGTGCTGGGCTACGTCGGCCGCGACGACGTGCTGCGCGCCATCGCCGAGGACCAGGACGACGACGCGGTCAAACCCGCGGCCGATCCCGCCGCCCCCGCCGGGCCGCCCGACCCGCCCGCCGCGCCGGCCGGCAACGCTGCGGGGGTGTGA
- a CDS encoding alpha/beta fold hydrolase — protein sequence MAVVPLHYRFDGPRHAPAVLLLAPPGVRWTLWEPQMPELTRVLRVLRVNHRGHGASPAPAGDYRLADLGADVLALLDECGMDRLSIVAAGLGGLLATWIAAARPERVRRLAYLAGAAVVPRTQPWAAIAERARSSGMAAVAEGVMRPWFTPSFADDRPDVVTRLADDFARLDPAGFAGWCTAVAGADQRAQLRGVRAPALVVAAAHDPLLPPGHGRRLAAALPSARFASVTGAAHLVGIERADRVNELLMEHIAR from the coding sequence ATGGCCGTCGTTCCCCTCCACTACCGCTTTGACGGACCTCGGCACGCACCCGCCGTGCTGCTGCTGGCGCCGCCGGGCGTGCGGTGGACGCTGTGGGAACCCCAGATGCCCGAACTCACCCGCGTGCTGCGGGTGCTGCGGGTCAACCACCGGGGCCACGGCGCCTCGCCCGCCCCGGCCGGCGACTACCGGCTCGCCGACCTCGGCGCCGACGTGCTCGCCCTGCTGGACGAGTGCGGGATGGACCGCCTGTCGATCGTCGCTGCGGGGCTCGGCGGGCTCCTGGCCACGTGGATCGCCGCGGCGCGGCCCGAGCGCGTGCGCCGCCTGGCCTACCTCGCCGGAGCCGCCGTCGTGCCCCGCACCCAGCCCTGGGCGGCGATCGCGGAGCGCGCCCGCTCCAGTGGCATGGCGGCGGTGGCCGAGGGGGTGATGCGCCCCTGGTTCACGCCCTCCTTCGCCGACGACCGCCCCGACGTCGTGACGCGCCTGGCCGACGACTTCGCCCGGCTCGACCCCGCCGGGTTCGCGGGCTGGTGCACGGCGGTGGCGGGTGCCGACCAGCGGGCCCAGCTGCGTGGTGTCCGCGCGCCCGCCCTGGTGGTGGCCGCCGCCCACGACCCGCTGCTGCCGCCCGGCCACGGCCGCCGCCTGGCCGCCGCGCTGCCCTCGGCCCGGTTCGCCTCGGTGACGGGTGCCGCGCATCTCGTCGGCATCGAGCGCGCCGACCGCGTCAACGAACTGCTGATGGAGCACATCGCGCGCTGA
- a CDS encoding penicillin-binding protein, with protein sequence MDKSFWSSSAWRMAYLSAIAGVLVALLVLPLVGGLALTVRDGASGFLGLPADIHRLRPAQPTRLVDVNGTTIAEIGDKRRDPVAIEDIAPVMLDAIVAIEDERFYEHNGVDFRSVFRAAVRTAQGSTQGGSTLTQQYVKNVLVESAGSATEAAAAREVTVSRKVRELRYALGAEERMSKREILEGYLNISYFGNSVYGVEGAARRYFSVSADELSLEQAALLAGLVKGPALYDPISRPEEARDRRDTVLSSMARTGAITEEEARAAQRRGLGLDLSAPPTPPGCHTSEYPFFCAHVLSWIEGHPGLGEDARERAQWVRRGGLTIHTTLDVRMQEAAQKAVEDFVPPTDPSGKVAVNVLVDPATGGIRAMAQNREYGFDSGKTGTTSVNFAVDAAYGGSSGFQAGSTFKAFTIAAALKAGMGFKTSFDSPRYSTVKGMRKCSGERLPTWYVRNHGDSTSGEHDMLSGTRHSVNTYFAQLQKKVGLCETAEMARTLGVERADGEPLAEWNSLTLGDQEVSPLSVASAYAVFAARGVRCEPRPVSAVSDGVGTDRLAPTCTRVLPREVADATAHVLREPFKAGGTAEGLAIDRPVAGKTGTTDNAAAAWFAGFTPDLAGAVALGDPRGATSHPLRSVVIGGRFHSTVYGGTLPGPIWQETMEKAVEDLPKTRFPRPPRGFEGGEGARRPQEAEREARAEIPDVVGHHPEEAVAALEDAGLRAEVGEVTVPSDVPQGRVASTNPPAAGRLPEGSTVNVFLSRGR encoded by the coding sequence ATGGACAAGTCGTTCTGGTCGTCGTCCGCTTGGCGGATGGCCTACCTCTCCGCGATCGCCGGGGTGCTGGTGGCGCTCCTGGTGCTGCCCCTGGTCGGGGGGCTCGCGCTGACCGTGCGCGACGGCGCCAGCGGGTTCCTGGGCCTGCCGGCCGACATCCACCGGCTGCGGCCGGCCCAGCCCACGCGGCTCGTGGACGTCAACGGCACGACCATCGCCGAGATCGGCGACAAGCGGCGCGACCCCGTGGCGATCGAGGACATCGCGCCGGTGATGCTCGACGCGATCGTGGCCATCGAGGACGAGCGGTTCTACGAGCACAACGGGGTGGACTTCCGCTCGGTGTTCCGCGCCGCCGTGCGCACCGCGCAGGGCAGCACCCAGGGCGGGTCCACCCTCACCCAGCAGTACGTCAAGAACGTGCTCGTGGAGTCGGCCGGCTCCGCCACCGAGGCGGCCGCCGCCCGCGAGGTCACCGTGAGCCGCAAGGTCCGCGAGCTGCGCTACGCCCTCGGCGCCGAGGAGCGGATGTCCAAGCGGGAGATCCTGGAGGGGTACCTGAACATCTCCTACTTCGGCAACAGCGTCTACGGCGTGGAGGGGGCGGCGCGGCGCTACTTCTCCGTCTCGGCCGACGAGCTGAGCCTGGAGCAGGCCGCGCTGCTCGCCGGGCTGGTCAAGGGCCCCGCGCTCTACGACCCCATCAGCCGCCCCGAGGAGGCGCGCGACCGGCGCGACACCGTGCTGTCCAGCATGGCCCGCACCGGAGCCATCACCGAGGAGGAGGCGCGCGCGGCCCAGCGCCGCGGCCTCGGGCTCGACCTGTCGGCGCCGCCGACCCCGCCCGGCTGCCACACCAGCGAGTACCCCTTCTTCTGCGCCCACGTGCTGTCCTGGATCGAGGGCCACCCGGGGCTGGGCGAGGACGCCCGCGAGCGCGCCCAGTGGGTCCGGCGGGGCGGGCTGACCATCCACACCACGCTGGACGTGCGCATGCAGGAGGCGGCGCAGAAGGCCGTGGAGGACTTCGTGCCGCCCACCGACCCCTCGGGCAAGGTGGCGGTGAACGTGCTGGTCGACCCGGCCACGGGCGGGATCCGCGCGATGGCGCAGAACCGCGAGTACGGGTTCGACTCCGGCAAGACCGGCACCACGTCGGTGAACTTCGCCGTGGACGCCGCCTACGGCGGCTCCTCGGGCTTCCAGGCGGGCTCCACGTTCAAGGCGTTCACCATCGCCGCCGCGCTAAAGGCGGGCATGGGCTTCAAGACGTCCTTCGACTCGCCCCGCTACTCCACCGTCAAGGGGATGCGCAAGTGCTCGGGGGAGCGGCTGCCCACCTGGTACGTGCGCAACCACGGCGACTCCACCTCGGGCGAGCACGACATGCTCTCGGGCACGCGGCACTCGGTGAACACCTACTTCGCGCAGCTGCAGAAAAAGGTCGGGCTGTGCGAGACCGCCGAGATGGCGCGCACCCTGGGCGTGGAGCGCGCCGACGGCGAGCCGCTGGCCGAGTGGAACTCCCTCACCCTGGGCGACCAGGAGGTGTCGCCGCTGTCCGTGGCGAGCGCCTACGCGGTCTTCGCGGCGCGCGGGGTGCGCTGCGAGCCGCGCCCGGTCAGCGCCGTGTCCGACGGCGTGGGCACCGACCGGCTGGCGCCCACCTGCACCCGCGTGCTGCCGCGCGAGGTCGCCGACGCCACCGCCCACGTCCTGCGCGAGCCCTTCAAGGCGGGCGGCACCGCCGAGGGGCTGGCCATCGACCGGCCGGTGGCGGGCAAGACCGGGACCACCGACAACGCCGCCGCGGCGTGGTTCGCCGGGTTCACGCCCGACCTCGCGGGAGCGGTCGCCCTGGGCGATCCCCGCGGCGCCACCAGCCACCCGCTGCGCAGCGTGGTGATCGGCGGGCGGTTCCACTCCACGGTGTACGGCGGCACGCTGCCCGGCCCCATCTGGCAGGAGACGATGGAGAAGGCGGTCGAGGACCTGCCCAAGACGAGGTTCCCGCGCCCGCCGCGCGGCTTCGAGGGCGGCGAAGGCGCGCGCCGCCCCCAGGAGGCCGAGCGGGAGGCCCGCGCCGAGATCCCCGATGTGGTCGGGCACCACCCGGAGGAGGCCGTGGCGGCGCTGGAGGACGCGGGTCTGCGGGCCGAAGTCGGCGAGGTCACCGTGCCCAGCGACGTCCCCCAGGGCCGCGTCGCCTCGACCAACCCACCCGCGGCCGGCCGCCTGCCCGAGGGTTCGACCGTCAACGTGTTCCTCAGCCGCGGCCGCTGA
- a CDS encoding fluoride efflux transporter FluC yields MTVLLAALGAAIGAPLRYLTDRFVGRLTGSALPWGTLTVNAVACLLLGAATALTLPEWAAALVATGVLGGLSTYSAFGYETFALLRTGRRWLAFANAAVSIAVGLAALTAGLAVGAALTG; encoded by the coding sequence GTGACCGTGCTCCTGGCGGCGCTGGGCGCCGCGATCGGCGCACCACTGCGCTACCTCACCGACCGCTTCGTGGGCCGCCTCACCGGGTCGGCGCTCCCTTGGGGCACGCTCACCGTCAACGCCGTGGCGTGCCTGCTGCTCGGCGCGGCCACCGCGCTGACCCTGCCCGAGTGGGCGGCGGCGCTGGTGGCCACCGGCGTGCTCGGCGGGCTGTCCACCTACTCCGCGTTCGGCTACGAGACCTTCGCGCTGCTGCGCACGGGACGCCGGTGGCTCGCGTTCGCCAACGCCGCGGTGTCGATCGCGGTGGGGCTGGCCGCGCTGACGGCGGGGCTCGCCGTGGGCGCCGCCCTCACCGGCTGA
- a CDS encoding ATP-dependent Clp protease proteolytic subunit: protein MSQYTVPYVVERTPTGERSYDVFSRLLSERIVFLGTAIDDGVANVVMAQLLHLDHENSDRDIHLYINSPGGSTSALTAIYDTMQFVRADVATVCMGQAASAAAVLLAAGAPGKRMALRHARVLLHQPSSEGQGEAADLEIQAAEVLRVRAEIEEILSLHTGQTVERLREDTDRDKIFTAEQAKDYGLVDGLVTSRDLVRAAA, encoded by the coding sequence ATGAGCCAGTACACCGTGCCCTACGTGGTGGAGCGCACGCCCACCGGGGAGCGCTCCTACGACGTCTTCAGCCGGCTGCTGTCGGAGCGGATCGTCTTCCTGGGCACCGCGATCGACGACGGGGTCGCCAACGTGGTGATGGCGCAACTGCTGCACCTGGACCACGAGAACAGCGACCGCGACATCCACCTCTACATCAACTCGCCGGGCGGCTCGACCTCGGCGCTGACCGCCATCTACGACACCATGCAGTTCGTACGCGCCGACGTGGCCACGGTCTGCATGGGCCAGGCGGCCTCGGCGGCGGCGGTCCTGCTGGCGGCGGGTGCGCCGGGCAAGCGCATGGCGCTGCGCCACGCGCGGGTGCTGCTGCACCAGCCCTCCAGCGAGGGCCAGGGCGAGGCGGCGGATTTGGAGATCCAGGCCGCCGAGGTGCTGCGGGTGCGCGCCGAGATCGAGGAGATCCTGTCGCTGCACACCGGCCAGACCGTGGAGCGGCTGCGCGAGGACACCGACCGGGACAAGATCTTCACCGCCGAGCAGGCCAAGGACTACGGCCTGGTCGACGGGCTGGTCACCAGCCGGGACCTGGTGCGGGCCGCCGCCTGA
- a CDS encoding aldehyde dehydrogenase family protein, which produces MPNTAYLAAPGAAHAASLFLDGSWRPAAKGRVREVVNPYDASVLTVVSEAGVEDVDTAVAAARAAFDSGDWRRTPAAERGALLNRVADLLQRDREDIALMESLDTGKTLEEGRIDVDDVTAVFRYYAGLADKDAGRVIAAPEGVLSRVVYEPVGVCAMITPWNYPLLQLSWKMAPAIAAGNTMVVKPSEITPVTTCKLFELCAEAGLPAGVANLVLGAGAEVGAAMVEHRDVDLVSFTGGLATGTRIMAAAAATVKKVALELGGKNPNIVFPDVDLDTAVDYAMSAAFFHSGQVCSAGARLIVHEDIHDAFVAELARRADRVRLGRGTDPAVQCGPLVSAEHRAKVEAAVARGVEEGAHLAAGGRRPDDPDLAAGFFYRPTVFTGCRGDMDIVQTEVFGPVVTVETFRTEAEAVAIGNDTDYGLAGAVWTNDPGRGDRVAAALRHGTVWINDFGPYFPAAEWGGFKRSGVGRELGQAGLDEYREAKHVYRNLDPRPQRWFD; this is translated from the coding sequence CTGCCGAACACCGCCTACCTCGCCGCCCCCGGCGCCGCCCACGCCGCGAGCCTCTTCCTGGACGGCTCCTGGCGCCCGGCCGCCAAGGGGCGCGTCCGCGAGGTGGTCAACCCCTACGACGCCTCCGTGCTCACCGTGGTGAGCGAGGCCGGCGTCGAGGACGTCGACACCGCCGTCGCAGCCGCCCGCGCGGCCTTCGACTCCGGCGACTGGCGGCGCACCCCCGCCGCCGAGCGCGGCGCGCTGCTCAACCGCGTCGCCGACCTCCTCCAGCGCGACCGCGAGGACATCGCGCTGATGGAGTCGCTGGACACCGGCAAGACCCTTGAGGAGGGCCGCATCGACGTCGACGACGTCACCGCCGTCTTCCGCTACTACGCCGGACTGGCCGACAAGGACGCCGGGCGCGTGATCGCCGCGCCCGAGGGCGTCCTCAGCCGCGTCGTCTACGAGCCCGTGGGCGTGTGCGCCATGATCACACCCTGGAACTACCCCCTGCTCCAGCTCTCCTGGAAGATGGCGCCCGCGATCGCCGCCGGCAACACCATGGTGGTCAAGCCCAGCGAGATCACGCCGGTCACCACCTGCAAGCTGTTCGAGCTGTGCGCCGAGGCCGGGCTGCCCGCCGGTGTCGCCAACCTCGTGCTGGGCGCGGGCGCCGAGGTCGGCGCCGCCATGGTCGAGCACCGCGACGTCGACCTCGTGTCGTTCACCGGCGGCCTGGCCACGGGCACGCGCATCATGGCCGCAGCGGCGGCCACCGTGAAGAAGGTCGCGCTCGAACTCGGCGGCAAGAACCCCAACATCGTCTTCCCCGACGTCGACCTCGACACCGCCGTCGACTACGCCATGAGCGCCGCGTTCTTCCACTCCGGGCAGGTGTGCTCGGCCGGCGCCCGCCTCATCGTGCACGAGGACATCCACGACGCGTTCGTCGCCGAACTCGCCCGCCGCGCCGACCGCGTGCGGCTGGGCCGCGGCACCGACCCCGCCGTGCAGTGCGGCCCCCTGGTCTCGGCCGAGCACCGCGCCAAGGTCGAGGCCGCCGTCGCGCGCGGTGTCGAGGAGGGCGCGCACCTCGCCGCCGGCGGGCGCCGCCCCGACGACCCCGACCTCGCCGCCGGGTTCTTCTACCGGCCCACCGTGTTCACCGGCTGCCGCGGCGACATGGACATCGTGCAGACCGAGGTGTTCGGCCCGGTCGTGACCGTCGAGACCTTCCGCACCGAGGCCGAGGCCGTCGCCATAGGCAACGACACCGACTACGGGCTGGCCGGCGCCGTGTGGACCAACGACCCCGGCCGGGGCGACCGCGTGGCCGCCGCGCTGCGCCACGGCACCGTCTGGATCAACGACTTCGGCCCCTACTTCCCGGCCGCCGAATGGGGCGGGTTCAAGCGCTCGGGTGTGGGCCGCGAACTCGGCCAGGCCGGTCTGGACGAATACCGCGAGGCCAAGCACGTCTACCGCAACCTCGACCCCCGCCCGCAGCGCTGGTTCGACTGA